The genomic region TTGATGAGCAACCTATTGGTGTCATCCAAGACAAACAATTCGGCGATGCTTTCCTTGCTATCTGGCTTTCTGAAAACACATCCGAGCCTGACCTACGCAAACAACTTTTAGGTTTGAACAAATGAATCCAAAAACAACACAGTTAAAGTTCGTTCTGTCGATGCTTTCTCTCACTTGGTTAGTCGGTTGTGGCTCTGCAAATCTAGAGAACCACGTAGACACTACGCCAGAACTCAAGCTCGAAACCTTCTTTGATGGAGAGCTAATGGCTTACGGTATGGTGCTCGACCGCTCTGGCAACTTGTTAAGGCGCTTCGATGCCAAACTCATCGCTACGTGGGAAGGCAATAATGGTGAAATCAAAGAGTGGTTCTCATTTGCCGATGGTGAACGCTCAACCCGAGTTTGGAACTTGATAAAAACCGGCGACAACACCTACTCAGGCACCGCTAATGATGTGATTGGAACGGCTTATGGGGAGACTCAAGGCTCTGCTCTGTACTGGAAGTACAACCTAGAAATCGAAGTAGATGGCAGCACCTATGAAGTGGTACTCGATGACTGGATGTTCTTGATGGACGATAAACGATTGTTCAACAAGACTGAGATGTCCAAGTTCGGCTTTAA from Vibrio gigantis harbors:
- a CDS encoding DUF3833 domain-containing protein — protein: MNPKTTQLKFVLSMLSLTWLVGCGSANLENHVDTTPELKLETFFDGELMAYGMVLDRSGNLLRRFDAKLIATWEGNNGEIKEWFSFADGERSTRVWNLIKTGDNTYSGTANDVIGTAYGETQGSALYWKYNLEIEVDGSTYEVVLDDWMFLMDDKRLFNKTEMSKFGFKVGEVILYIEKI